In Eupeodes corollae chromosome X, idEupCoro1.1, whole genome shotgun sequence, the following proteins share a genomic window:
- the LOC129953367 gene encoding hexokinase-1-like: MYEVMDLVLSNKEKCKNVVDLLQGLVLTDETIKQIQNVFISEMNLALNDQPSSLQMENTYIPELPDGKEQGVFLALDLGGTNFRVILMVLQMGHIIEETVQHYHITDESRTGCGDALFDYLAQCVDDFAKQNGLSDDRTYCMGFTFSFPMHQHSLNSGSLVTWTKSFNCTSVVGMDVVEKLRKSLIKCNRHNIEILAILNDTTGTLVQGARIDTKTRIGIVLGTGSNACYMELAKNVKHWETRCHGDHVIIDVEWGAFGDNGVLDFIKTDFDRAVDEGSLLRNSFTFEKYISGKYLGELCRVILEVLHKQKLFFPAVPKEKFPKPWTFGSVNVSKIEQDTLNFKNDNLLEIFSKLNLKFHTDYNDDDIQIIRYVCGLISKRAAQLLAINTSILLNRMEEKEITVAIDGSVYKHHPRLRHWISEYTKQMAPTKTSKFMLAEDGSGKGAALVAAIAMKISIREHGQKQIIK, translated from the exons ATGTATGAGGTTATGGATTTGGTCTTGAGCAATAAGGAAAAGTGCAAGAAT GTCGTAGATTTACTACAGGGTCTTGTTTTAACTGATGAAACCATAAAACAAATCCAAAATGTCTTTATTAGTGAAATGAATTTGGCACTTAATGACCAACCATCATCACTtcaaatggaaaacacatacattCCTGAATTACCAGACGGAAAAG AACAAGGTGTGTTCCTAGCCTTAGACTTGGGTGGTACTAATTTTCGAGTAATTCTAATGGTTCTCCAAATGGGACACATTATTGAAGAAACCGTTCAACACTATCACATAACGGATGAATCAAGAACGGGCTGTGGCGATGCCCTTTTTGACTACCTCGCGCAATGTGTCGATGACTTCGCCAAACAGAATGGACTCTCTGATGATCGCACCTACTGCATGGGCTTTACATTTTCCTTTCCAATGCACCAGCATAGTCTGAACTCAGGCAGCTTAGTGACCTGGACGAAATCCTTCAACTGCACGTCAGTAGTCGGGATGGATGTCGTTGAGAAACTTCGAAAATCCCTTATTAAATGTAATCGACACAACATCGAAATCCTGGCAATTTTAAACGACACAACTGGAACTTTAGTGCAGGGTGCTCGTATTGATACAAAAACTCGAATTGGTATAGTTCTGGGCACCGGTTCGAATGCCTGCTATATGGAGCTAGCCAAAAACGTCAAACATTGGGAAACTCGATGCCATGGTGACCATGTGATTATCGATGTGGAATGGGGAGCTTTTGGTGATAATGGAGTTctggattttattaaaactgaTTTCGACCGAGCCGTTGACGAGGGTTCGCTGCTCAGAAATTCATTCAC ATTTGAAAAGTACATTAGCGGAAAGTACCTGGGCGAATTATGTCGAGTAATACTCGAAGTACTACACAAGCAGAAGCTATTCTTCCCAGCTgttccaaaagaaaaattccCAAAACCTTGGACTTTTGGATCAgtaaatgtttctaaaattgAACA GGACACATTGAACTTCAAAAATGACAATCTACTAGAAATATTctcgaaattgaatttgaaattccaTACAGATTATAATGACGATGACATTCAAATAATTCGATATGTTTGTGGTTTGATTTCAAAGAGAGCAGCTCAACTTTTAGCCATAAACACGTCGATTTTACTTAATCGTATGGAAGAAAAGGAAATCACTGTAGCCATAGATGGATCAGTTTATAAGCACCATCCTCGCTTGAGGCACTGGATCTCTGAATACACGAAGCAAATGGCTCCCACCAAAACG agCAAATTTATGCTAGCTGAAGATGGCAGTGGTAAAGGTGCTGCCTTGGTTGCTGCTATTGCtatgaaaatttcaattcgGGAGCAtggtcaaaaacaaataatcaaataa